gaagtcgctgcttacccattcttcaggcacatcctcgtcatcatcagacgaatcggcattcattgcttcatccaattcacgttcttcgtctcgcagctgttcaacaatacggggtatgttctccccctcatcaacCATGCATTGAGATGTtacggtgccacctgcctcaatgtttggctcctcaacttcttcatcaacattTTCATCTCCCGcagcagcttcaatgtttatcaaaagTTTCTGGTGCACATTGATAAGtagtaccagtggccattgccacttgcattttgcagataagttaaccagtcctcgttgcttgcaagtggcatcacctcccagatcaaagcgtgagtggtacgatttatgacgcactgaacactcacagtgtgtctcctgattaatcttTAATccgctcattaaccagttgcacagggattcaaatatcctctcgtgcggtctggtaatttctctgaccgcacagttgaatttaCTCAAATCTACCctattcggcccataaatcacatttccttctccgtaatatatactgaaagtacccttctcggaagacatatttgtcaatcattaataaactagttatactacatattattACACAACGACtctaagtttcagcgattcccagattatattttccagattctaaactattcagaatataaattgtactaaaaaaattgaaaatactaaaaactattcaaaatataactatcctaagaaatatttcctagattatagttattttcaagtaattatacgactagaacgagaatatacctccaaaccgacgtgtgaacagggcttcgccgcttcctcttctctcttcctctcctctctttctttttttctgatttttctgaATAAAATGGGAATTTAGGGATAGGTGGAGGCTTATATAGCGGGGGaactcccgcccgcccaacgggcgggatgcccctccgcaCTGTAGGGCCATACCTCTCGCCCATTGGGCGGGCGGGACGCCCCCGCGGCcgcgtcaggggcctcttcgcgaagaGATCCTCGGGAAGGGCCTGGAAAAAGTTTTGGGACCTCCtacccgttggatgggcgggaggtccccggccccacgcctcccgcccgttaatcgggcgggaggtacctatTTTCTAAAAATTTACGAATCGGCACacttttttcgaatttaaatttttaaccttttttaaaaaaattcaacTGCTGTTGGTTTCCGGTGCTAGAGTTTTCGTGGGCCTATGCTACTCCAtccttcccctccctctccggTGGTGGTGGGGCCGAACTGGGCTAAGCGAAGAGGCCTCTCGCCTTGAAGTCGCGTGGCGGAGAGGATTCGGTCCAGGAGGAAACCCAACGAAGAGGGCTTTCTCTGCTGCAGCTTTCACACCAGCACTCCCCCCTGCTACGCCGTCATCGCCGTTCTCCCAGACGGGACGGGATCATCATCGGCGGCGGTGCCGTCCTCCCTCGGGCGGGTTCCTGTCCGCTCCGCACATGGCGAGGAGAGCATTGGCCGCCGTTTGGCCGTTCGTGAAGGGCTGCGCCACCGGCACCGTGCTCGGCATGACCTTCGTCGACCAGTGTGCCTCCGTCGTCCCCGTGGACGGCGCCTCCATGTACCCCACCCTGGACGCCCAGCAGGGCGAACGCGCGCTGGTGGAGAAGCGCTGCCTCTACCGCTACGACCTCTCCCGCGGCGACGTCGTCGTCTTCCGGTAAGGatttcgccgccgcctcggagTTCTTGGGCGTTTCTTTGGCTCCtgatgttgttgttgttgctgctgctgctcgtcccAGTTCGCCGAGGAACCACCATGAACTGCTTGTGAAGAGGTTGATTGCGCTGCCGGGGGATTGGATCCAGGTCCCGGAGAATCAAGAGATCCTGCAGATCCCGCAGGGACACTGCTGGGTGGAAGGGGACAATGCCGGCATCAGCATGGACTCGAGATTCTACGGCCCTGTAAGTTTCTTCCCCCACTGCTCTGCTTGCTCACATGAATTTCTAACCCTACTTCGTGCCAGTCTTGCCGGCCACAATTGATTGCGTTATTTAGCTAGGAAAAATTGCACAGATTGGTTGAGGAATGCCTTTGTTTATTGTGGTTATTCAGTACCTCATGGTGATGCTGATCTCAGTGCATCTTCAGGAAATTGTTTGAGTCCTAGCTTGGTGTTGTGAGTTTTGCTGCTACTATGGAGCAGAAAATATTGTTTCGAATAAAGGGGCGCAGAAAACAAGTTGGTGTCTTGATATTAACTGCTGCTATTACATCCATGGATCTTTTCCTGACAATGTATGTGCTACAATATAGTCTCAGTTCCTTACTACCAAACTGGCAATTTTTGCACTCAAAATCAACTAGCCAATTCCTTCCTTCATTCCCAGTGATTTTCTTAATCTCGAATGCATCATGATCTTGGATTGACATCTTGGTGGATGGAGGCATTTAACAAATATGCTTATTGCAAATGCAAGAGCACCAACACAGTGCTTTTTCTTTATCGATCTTTGTTTT
The sequence above is drawn from the Panicum hallii strain FIL2 chromosome 7, PHallii_v3.1, whole genome shotgun sequence genome and encodes:
- the LOC112900209 gene encoding mitochondrial inner membrane protease subunit 2-like isoform X2, producing MARRALAAVWPFVKGCATGTVLGMTFVDQCASVVPVDGASMYPTLDAQQGERALVEKRCLYRYDLSRGDVVVFRSPRNHHELLVKRLIALPGDWIQVPENQEILQIPQGHCWVEGDNAGISMDSRFYGPEIV
- the LOC112900209 gene encoding mitochondrial inner membrane protease subunit 2-like isoform X1, whose product is MARRALAAVWPFVKGCATGTVLGMTFVDQCASVVPVDGASMYPTLDAQQGERALVEKRCLYRYDLSRGDVVVFRSPRNHHELLVKRLIALPGDWIQVPENQEILQIPQGHCWVEGDNAGISMDSRFYGPVPLGLVQGRVTYVVWPPHRIGRVDRKMPEGRIMPL